In Candidatus Poribacteria bacterium, the genomic window CTCGGGACGTGAGCCGAGAACACTCCATGTTTTACCCTTATCGGTTGAGGCTAAAAGTTCATCGGATGTCAGGAGATAGAGGGTATCGCCCCGTTCCGCCATAACCCTCTCGAATTTCTGATTCGGACCGGCGGAACCGACAAATGTCCACGCGTCTGTCTGTGGTGTGAGTCGGTAGAGGCCGGCTCTCGCAACAGCATAGAGGGATTTGTCAGCAGCGAGAAAGAGTCCGGCACCTGAAACCTCCCCTGTTCCGTTCGCTTGAATCCATTGCGGTTTCGCGGTAGGAGCGTCTGCATCCTTGGGCGGAAAAGGGGCAACGAGGTTCGGTCCAGGTTGTTGTCCAGCACCACTGTTTTTCCCGAGCGTATCGGTGTTTCCGAATTGGTTTCTGACATCTGGCTTTAGTTTCAAGGGAAGCACAACGGGTGCCTCTACGAATTCAATCGTCATCTCCGATGTTGCGTCTAAACTGTAAGGCTGCTGGAAACGATACAGCGCACGTGTCCCCACACCGATCATTAGAAGAATGAGAAACGTTGATGCGAAGGAGAATCCCCACGGCACCCAAGGTTTACTTGCAGAAGGCACAGTCGGCTGGATGCGAGCGACTTCTTGCATGATGTTCGCAGTGAGGGTCGGTGGCACTTGGAAAATAGCGGAAACGCCGTGGAGGAGGTGTTCTTGTGTCTTTAATCGTTTGCGCGCACGATGGAGTCGACTTTTGACGGTGTTTGGGGATACGCCTAAGAATTCACTAATCTTTTCACACGGCATCTCTGCCAGATAATGCATAGTTACAACGGTGCGTTCGCTCTCTGGCAGTTTTTGGAGAAGGTGCTTGACGAGGTCGCGGTGGTGTTCAAGGTCTGCAGCTTCAGCGC contains:
- a CDS encoding sigma-70 family RNA polymerase sigma factor translates to METNDFALIQRVLEGDDNAFTLLVNRYQKAIHTFVWRKIGDFHTAEELTQDIFLKAYKKLALLKPPYHFLGWLYVIATRHCIAWMRKKQEPTTSLDAMPAAELEDLSYIAYEATRAEAADLEHHRDLVKHLLQKLPESERTVVTMHYLAEMPCEKISEFLGVSPNTVKSRLHRARKRLKTQEHLLHGVSAIFQVPPTLTANIMQEVARIQPTVPSASKPWVPWGFSFASTFLILLMIGVGTRALYRFQQPYSLDATSEMTIEFVEAPVVLPLKLKPDVRNQFGNTDTLGKNSGAGQQPGPNLVAPFPPKDADAPTAKPQWIQANGTGEVSGAGLFLAADKSLYAVARAGLYRLTPQTDAWTFVGSAGPNQKFERVMAERGDTLYLLTSDELLASTDKGKTWSVLGSRPEGRAVALVITDAPKNATPKVRI